Below is a genomic region from Pseudopipra pipra isolate bDixPip1 chromosome 6, bDixPip1.hap1, whole genome shotgun sequence.
TATAGTTCTGCACTTAGTGCACTGGACTCCAGTTTAATCTCAATACAGTGTAGGGCATGATTACCCAGCATCATCTCACCTCTGATTTCCTGTagctgtgtggttttgttttagaTGTTCTGCTTGatgcaataaataaaatgcatgtCACCAGTTGATATCATGGGTATTAGTCACAGTAACTAATGGGCTTGTTTGGAAATTATTGGTGGAAAAACCTAACTTTGAGAGGGAATTTTCCtaacaagatttttttcccttgctccTCCAGATTCTTTAGACCTTGTCACAAAGTGGTTGCAAGAAGCAGCGGATGATCTTGCAAAACTGGGACATGAAATGTTGCCTCCCCACTCTAATGATGGTGCTACTGGTGGAGCCTCCACCTTGTGCTTCTCTGCTGTACAAAATCAGGCCTATCTGAAGCTCCTAAAGTGGGATCATGTGAACAGACCTTTTCCAGAAGTAggtatttaacaaaaaaaaaatgggtgcTGTGCTTGTTCCGCTCTTCTGTTTCTGGGACACAACAGAAGCTGTTCAGATTTGTAGCCTTGCGACAAGTGCAATACTGAAACATTTATCTCTTCATTGGGAGCTTCTTGTACTACTTCTCTTTCAGTTCTGAAACCTGCTTAGTTGGAAAAGAGGGGCTAATGCTTTTCATTTCACTCCTGGTGCTGTCCTGCTGAGCATCTTGCTCTTCCCTGTGTCATTGTCGTACCTTTTCTGTCGCATCCCagtgtcccttcccagcccagcaaaCTGACCCTGTCCTGTGCTGGCTTCCTCACTCATTACAGACAGTGCTCATGGACCAGACCCGCTTCCTGGAAatacagctggagctggagcaacTCCTCCTGGTTGGGACAGTGCTCCTGGTCACGTTCAGTGCAGCAGGCCCAGCACTTGTTGATGTGCCTGGATTTGCAGAGAAAATCAAAACCATTGTCAAGGTGCTGCTGACGGGAACGCATCTTCCGTGAGTATGGGATGGTCCTGGTCACACAGGGGCAGGTGTAGCTCTGTTTTCACCCTGGTAAATAACCAGCGTAAGCCTCTCTGTCTCCTCCTGGACTGCAGGATATGCAGAGAAGGTGCTGAGGGCTTCCTAAGAAGCCAGGCCGACAGTTTTATTTCAGCTCGCTCACTTGGAGTTGTCTTTTCTTGCTCTGCTCTTTTATGAAGTGTCCACACTGCTTTTCCAGTGTGCTTTTATGATGCCAGGCTGGCACATGAGGCTGCCAGCAGCTAACCTTGCCCATGGTTTGGGCCAGGCTTCCACAAGAACCTGAGTGTGGCACAGTGAGCTGCCTGCAGATTTAGAGTGATTGCTGTACACACAAGGGTTGGTGACTGGTTTGGCATTAGTCAGAGATGTCTGCAGGCAGAAAGTCAGCTCTTGTGTGTATagattgttcaggctggaagTCTTTAATGCTCTCCTACTTCCTTGGTTTGGAGGtcagctttatttttcataCATCTCTAAAAGGTACTATTCTTTATAATTCTGGCTTTTGTCTGCATTATGCTTTTCTCATTGCATTTGATAAATAAGGCAACTCTAATtgaaaggtttatttttaaaaggtgagaaaaaaagtaaatatctGGTTCAGTAATGCTCTACTCCACATTCTGTAGCTCCTTTAACCTGAAGGAATCTCTGGCCACCATCGGGGAGAAGGTGTGTGCCGAAGTGAACAGCTGCCTTTCCCAGCACGGCTTTACACCGTtctcagcagagagagagactgtGCTTAAAGGGCAGATCCAAGCAGTGGCCAATCCAGATAACACCATCTGCAGGCTCATAGGTACgtctggcactgctgctctgctctcctgtgacCGTTCTCTGTGTAACTGGTGGGGGGGTGTCGTGCTGGGCTTCCCATTAAATGTCTCAGATACTTGACTGTGTTTCAGGCCTGTTGCATTTTACATGAGATTACACCATTTCTAATGCACCCtctcttttgaaaataaaccaagccccatttttttccagattctcgAATTCAAAAGTTTCTGGAGAATTATCTTGCATCCAGTCACCAGAAAACACTACCTGCTATCCCTGGAGGGTTAGGCCCTATCCAAAGAGAGCTGGAAGAGGTTGCTGCCAAGTACGTTCGTCTCGTCAACTACAACAAAATGGTCTTCAGCCCTTACTATGATGCAGTCCTTGGCAAAATACTGACTAAGGAAGAATCTCAACTTGTAGGGAAGCCAGAAGAGTCATAAACCCAGTTTGTGTGCTACCAACACGGTATTGTCagctattaaataaaaattgtacCAATATTTGTCTAGGAAAACAGCTTTCCGTGTAAATACTGGTTCCTTCTAATTCACGAGCGATGGTCGATGGAGGAAATACACGAGGTGCGAAAGGGGTTCTGAAGTAAATGATGAGAGATGCATTTTTAATGTAAGGATGCAACCTAGGGGGGAATATCATGGCAGTTTTCTGGCtgtaatttttacattttggaGCTGATTCTAGGTAGGGCAAGTTTAAGAACAAAACTTCGTATTTAAGTGGCTCATTTTAGGGCATTTAACTCTTAATTTACAGTGAATTTAGTTTAATTAATCCAGAGCAGTCTAGCAATGGTTCTTCCCAGAAGAGGTGatatggtttaaaaaaaatcttactttaAAGAATTAAGAAAGCTAAAATTCTAGATAAGAGGAACTTCAGCAGacacaaaaccaacccaaacagCACTTTATTGTAACATTATGGTCACTAGGGTAGGCTACTagttttttctgcattttactgcatttttaatagcatttttttgctgtttaccTGCAGATGTTACAAAACATAATATATTTTTGTAGTAAATTTTCTGGTTATTGGGTAACTGTCCTCTGCTATGTACAGTACTTACAAAGGTGGCAATCTTATAGATTGCAGCTGTATTTATCTCTTGTAAAGACTTAAGAAGGGCAGAGCTAAAATGTTTTGATAAAAGTGGTATTTCTTACCTTGTTTTGCTAGTAGTTTCCTCCTTTTTATGTGAGATActaattttaaagtaaatctGTGTCACTTTCAGAAGGTGGATTTAAAGTGTGTGAAACTTCAGGCTGGAAAATttacatgggtttttttttaaaaaaaaaaactacaacaGGAGACGGTTGCATATTCAATCATGTCTTCAAAAATAGCCAGGAAGTGCAGAGCACTATGGGCAGTATAAGTGATTTTAATGCAGTGTGAGAGGTGAATGACTTAGTTTGAATATACAGGGAATATTttcagtagattttttttcactttgtagAGGTGTTCTTGGAACTTAGAATATTTATAGGCCTTGAATTTCATTAGCTATGTGTTGTGTAGATGAGTGTTCTCAGAAGAGCTCAGTGATCTTACAGCCTCGTTGCAGCTTCAGACTCAGCTGGGAGGTAAGTGCATCTGAAATTTCCCTCTAGTTGAGCACAACAGTGTATTACAGTAATCAATATTTGATGGttttagaaaagcaaagttCATAGCTATAAACAGTAAGTGGTCCAAGTACTAAGCTATCCAAGCCAGaatgtctttgaaaaaaaaaaaccaaccaacaaggtatgtaaaataaataaaagggcCCTTTTATTGCCAACAACCAGGTTAATTTATGAATCAACTAGCCAACCAAAGTATGAGAACTTCTAGAAGCACTTGATTTTAAATAAGTGTTGATGCTTCcctttctggttttcctttaaATCTCAGTGTGGATAGAGGTGCACTGACTTTGATTTTGGAGGAAGACGAGATAAATAAGACCTTTTTTCTATATTAGCCTATGCAACTCTAAAACAAATTTTTCTCATTGATTACAAACCCCTTTccccaagggaaaaaaaagcaaaccaccaAACCCTGTAAGAGTTTACCACTTCagacagatttttctctcttggCTAAATAAACTCAGATAGTGAAATGAATGTCTTTGAATCTTTGGCAATTCAGAAATGAGTAGGTTGGTTAGCCAGACAAAAAAGGTTCTGAGTAGGCTTTTGGTGTAGACTGTGTCATTGTTTGCATCAGCAAAGGATGCTAGAGAGGTCTTCAAGGTTGCTGTGTCTGCTTAGTGGGCTTTGTTGTTACTGCAGGACCCACCTCTCAGTGCAGCCACAGAAGTTAATTCGACAGTCTGAGTAACAAcgagctgccagagccattaTGGCTGGAGATGTAACCAAAGTAACAAGACAaagctgttttcagttttgctgctgttatttTATCTTTTAGCATTGCCTAGGAGCTGCCTTTAAAACCCCTGGGACTTACACACACTACACAAAGTTAGATGCCGTAGGGGACGATCTCGAGGATGTGGGGAGGAACAACAGGACAGTGAGACACTAAAAAAAGCCCTTGAACAACATAACTGACGGCAGAGTGAAGGGGACTGAATTATCAATGAttgctcccagctctgggatTCAGGGTCCAGGTGTCCTGACATTGCAGCAGGGATtgtgctgccagcagtgctCGTGTGTTGCTCACAGGGTTGATACAGTAAATCCCATCTCTCCTCACAGGAGGGGTTTGATCCTAAGTCTtaatataggaaaaaaacatagaCCCATAGAAGAGTGCAGTACTCTCCTCTGGCTCCAGTCTCACTTCTGGGGGCACACACAGTGGGAACAAATGCCTCTGGGAGTGGGTGCTGCAAGCCTTCCAACAGTAAAGAAATGCCCACAAGTGCAAATCACCTTAATGATTTTCccgagttgtttttttttaatcagagcATCTGACAAACAGTGTCTCTACATCCTCACAGAAAGAAATAGGGAGATACAactgaggagcagagcaagaaagGAATTCCAGGATTGCTAAGGCCAGTTCCTCCCTCCACCTGAACCTTTCCGGGGTTCACCTCTCCCCCTGGCAGAGAGAAGCACTGACCcacaggcagctgtgctgctggagatggGAACGTCTTGAACTTTCTCGAGTATCTGAATGTTCTGTAGTCCAAGGGTGTTCTTAAGATCCTATCAGAGTGCCATTCTGAATAGCCAGTTACAAGTTAAAAGCTCAAGTACACATAGAAACTGCTTTGAAAGCTCAtatagtgtattttttttttagcttgtttGAAGATAACAAGTGAAACGATGTAGCTGATTATTAACATTTAGCTTTGTACCTTACAGTGGAAGACCGGTGCAGGTATCCAGGACCAGCCTTTGTTAGCCAGTGGTCCTGGACAACCTACCTTTGAAACATATACTGAGTTAGTCCTAAGATGCTGTCTTCTTCAAACAGTCGTGGAATTACAAGCAAAAGTGTACTGTATCCTctagaaaaatggaaaacaagcTAATTCTAATATGTATGCTCTGACCAGTTTCCTGTGACGGTCTTATTAGCATTGCTTTTGAAGTGGCTGAGTAATATTTAAGAAGTACCTTGTTGTGTTTGAATAAAACCAGAATGAGGCATGAAGTTATGGacatccttttattttaaaggaatgtttttttggtttttattcgATTTTCAACTACAAAACAGATTTCTTACATTCTGCCATAAATAAAAACGGACAATAAGGCAGTACACTACATGAACAAACTGAGAACAACTCTTTTCCAGAAAATGTGAATTAAAAATGCTTCACAAGTATAAGCCatccagtttttaaaataaaactgttaaaaaacccacaagattTCAAGTGGTAGATGTGAACACCCTCGAAgaacaaaatacagttttgacATTTTTCACTTCAGGTTCTGAAAACCTGGTTTTGTTCAGAGCACATTCTAAGGTTGTTCAGGCTGTTTTCAGATCAAGAACCATATGGAAGAAGAGGCACCACAGTAACAAAACCattttcaaggatttttttttttttttgtttgcagctgTCCCTTTTAAATGCTTGACTTTTAAGAGACTGATTCAATGCAAGTCTTTGTCTGTCACAGCAGAACCCCAGACTTGTTTCACCGGATTCTCTTTTGCTGTCGTGCTCTGTAAATGTCATGTACAGGGGGAACTACGGATCCTTTCTCCTCGTCGTCATCAGAATCCTCATGTGATCTCTTCACGGCCTTGTTGAGGATGGTGCTGTTCTCCACAGGCCCATTGCCCTCCACAGCTATTTCTGGCAGGCCGCCGGTGATGATCCGTACAGCTTCATCGACAGCTTTAGAAAGAGGCACAGATTCATTTGAGTTGTGAAACTAAATTCCCTGATCAGAAATCAGCATGCCAGCAGGGGCACCAAGAGAGAGAAGTTGTGGAGATTTCCGGaacataaaacatttttcctgcCCTGTTCTACAAATATTAAGCCTTGACTGTCTGAAACTCTAAGCAATGGTGAACACTAATTACAAAGTagatgctgctgcttcagcttGAGCCCTCCCTCTACACAGGCATTGAGGTCACCTGTGAGCTTAAATAAACCAGGGAGGCCTACTGGGGAGCAGTATAACTAGTTCATGATTCACCAGAAAGTAGGCAGAGCAGTTTCTGCTTATCAACAGAGGAAGCCCCAAAAATACTGCATATGATTTaaatagatattttattttcactcaAATTCAATCCTAGCTTGCTTTCTCTGTGATCTCCCTTAGCTTG
It encodes:
- the TCP11L1 gene encoding T-complex protein 11-like protein 1, which codes for MSQNPDKLHSSEERLSGLEDGQEENSDNPDQSVRKRIRQSAPGSHRDDTPKSSPPRPVSIEELMETAKGVTNMALAHEIVVNGDFQIKPAELPEHSLEKKVRDIVHKAFWDCLEAQLKEDPPTYDHAIKLLGEIKENLLSFLLPGHTRLRNQITEVLDLDLIKQEAENGALDISKLVKFVIGMMGTLCAPARDEEIKKLNDIHEIVPLFRAIFSVLDLMKMDMANFAVSSIRPKLMQQSAEYERKKFQEFLEKQPNSLDLVTKWLQEAADDLAKLGHEMLPPHSNDGATGGASTLCFSAVQNQAYLKLLKWDHVNRPFPETVLMDQTRFLEIQLELEQLLLVGTVLLVTFSAAGPALVDVPGFAEKIKTIVKVLLTGTHLPSFNLKESLATIGEKVCAEVNSCLSQHGFTPFSAERETVLKGQIQAVANPDNTICRLIDSRIQKFLENYLASSHQKTLPAIPGGLGPIQRELEEVAAKYVRLVNYNKMVFSPYYDAVLGKILTKEESQLVGKPEES